A single Chlamydia suis DNA region contains:
- the recB gene encoding exodeoxyribonuclease V subunit beta, producing the protein MSSFDIFLPTTSVSGKFFLEASAGTGKTFTIEQVILRSLLEESVEQTKNILVVTFTNAATNELKLRIQACLKQALSLFSQALAHPGTPLPPYIPSSDAKVKQLYIKIRNSLATLDEMNIFTIHGFCRFALEHHFPWIQPIPHSSLFSEPQTIQQHILDYLRDNLWEAVLSPKQFAFLSYHHRATTQQTRHLSERLLQDYASTPHLALPPLSTFLQKLDDWVAQYKHLAPLSLEELQAYASRFKQIDLPIDQELPAFVQQFETAPNSLDILFFPAMVQKFQENNRNKKKTGAPFSPLEPFLKDWLLLAHPFCQKEAIFHTLLKNVQEYLKTHCAQSYSHDESIATLESLLTQNNHVVSLLRQQFQLVLIDEFQDTDKCQWQIFSKLFASPDYSGSLFLIGDPKQSIYEWRNADLPTYLQAKSSFPTEAQLLLDTNYRSTPQLMQALNHLFSLPSPFLQSPQTILYHPLHSKGNESVSYAEFSPVHFFSVQDVQEEALWITQTASYLRSSFAIPFGNMAVLVQDYPQALKLITHSMIPMAYCKEKRIFDRTESPYLLILLLEALLYPDNQQKMQAVLLSRLFSLSANDIRLQLKTFSSLFFTLNRYLHRYSLLATFYKLVEEEIGSQTIGETLLQTPLGDIIFQEIEELCLYLDKITENPYHKLFHLIKILDTGKYDEELSFSSQSNDENMIKITTVHSSKGLEYDVVFCSSLNKVKEKSSSVHMREMYVACTRAKKFLFIPYSHVEKRTPSTKKLSALANYAHSTQHDSIPHLVETLTSSHPELFSSSTQPPESASEPVSSTPLPKQNFFSLPILPSQTIYSFSSTIEPSLFPGLFHENSSSLLFPGGSLTGTLIHKVLESLAGSFQASFEEIFNKTQALLKNSPLEEFTPTIAEKIYKAFSTPLPFASGAFSLQDVHPHNIRVEETFLLEEKGALWQGIVDLFFEHKGKFFIVDWKTSFLGDQTSQYSPDRLLLYVQQQGLDKQEALYKKAANRFLQQFHSSLQVEMAFVFIRGIDTEGNGFLQIF; encoded by the coding sequence ATGAGCTCTTTCGATATTTTTTTACCGACGACTTCTGTTTCTGGCAAATTTTTCCTAGAAGCCTCCGCAGGTACAGGAAAAACCTTTACCATAGAACAGGTTATTCTTCGTTCCCTCCTTGAAGAGTCTGTTGAACAGACTAAGAATATTTTAGTCGTTACTTTTACTAATGCAGCTACTAACGAATTAAAATTACGTATTCAAGCTTGTCTTAAGCAAGCCTTGTCTCTTTTTTCTCAAGCACTTGCTCATCCGGGAACGCCCCTACCCCCCTATATCCCTTCTTCAGATGCAAAAGTAAAGCAGCTTTACATCAAAATTCGTAACAGTCTTGCTACTTTAGATGAAATGAACATTTTTACGATTCATGGATTCTGTCGTTTTGCTTTAGAACACCATTTTCCTTGGATACAACCAATTCCCCATTCCTCCCTCTTCTCCGAACCACAAACCATTCAACAACACATTCTAGATTACCTAAGAGACAACCTTTGGGAGGCTGTTCTTTCTCCTAAACAATTTGCTTTCTTATCCTACCATCATCGCGCGACAACCCAACAAACTCGCCATCTTTCTGAGAGACTTCTTCAAGACTATGCTTCCACACCGCATCTTGCGCTTCCCCCTTTATCGACATTTTTGCAAAAATTAGATGACTGGGTTGCTCAATACAAACACCTTGCTCCGCTTTCTCTCGAAGAGTTACAAGCTTACGCTTCACGCTTTAAACAGATCGATTTGCCCATCGATCAGGAACTCCCGGCTTTTGTTCAACAATTTGAAACTGCCCCAAATTCTTTGGACATACTCTTTTTCCCTGCAATGGTTCAGAAATTTCAGGAAAACAATCGAAATAAAAAGAAAACAGGAGCACCTTTTTCTCCTTTAGAGCCTTTTCTCAAAGACTGGTTATTACTAGCGCACCCCTTCTGCCAAAAAGAAGCCATTTTCCACACGCTTCTTAAAAACGTACAGGAATACCTAAAAACACATTGCGCACAATCCTATTCTCATGATGAAAGCATCGCTACTTTAGAATCTTTACTTACGCAGAACAATCACGTGGTATCTCTACTACGTCAACAATTTCAGCTCGTTTTAATAGATGAGTTTCAAGATACAGACAAATGTCAGTGGCAAATTTTTTCTAAGCTATTTGCATCTCCTGATTATTCCGGCTCTCTTTTTCTTATTGGAGATCCGAAACAATCCATTTACGAATGGAGAAACGCCGACCTACCCACCTATCTGCAAGCAAAAAGCTCTTTCCCAACAGAAGCGCAGCTGTTATTGGATACCAATTACCGATCAACCCCTCAACTTATGCAGGCGCTTAATCACTTATTCTCGCTGCCTTCTCCTTTTTTGCAGTCTCCGCAAACGATTCTCTACCATCCTCTCCACTCTAAAGGAAACGAGAGCGTTTCCTATGCAGAGTTTAGCCCGGTACATTTCTTCTCCGTACAAGATGTGCAGGAAGAGGCTCTTTGGATCACCCAAACGGCTTCTTATCTTCGTTCTTCTTTCGCGATTCCATTCGGGAATATGGCAGTCTTAGTCCAAGACTACCCACAAGCCCTCAAGCTAATTACCCATAGCATGATTCCAATGGCATATTGCAAAGAAAAACGTATCTTTGATCGCACAGAATCTCCCTATCTTCTTATTCTTCTCTTAGAGGCTCTTCTCTACCCTGACAATCAACAAAAAATGCAAGCTGTCTTGTTAAGTCGGCTTTTCAGCCTTTCTGCTAATGATATTCGCCTACAGCTAAAAACATTTTCTTCTCTATTTTTTACGCTGAATAGATATCTTCACCGCTATTCTTTACTAGCAACATTCTACAAACTGGTGGAAGAAGAAATAGGTTCCCAAACCATAGGAGAAACCTTATTACAAACGCCTCTTGGCGATATTATTTTTCAAGAAATAGAAGAGCTTTGCTTGTATCTTGATAAAATCACAGAAAATCCCTACCACAAACTTTTCCATCTTATCAAGATTCTTGATACTGGGAAGTATGACGAGGAACTTTCTTTTTCTTCTCAATCTAACGATGAGAATATGATAAAAATTACCACCGTCCATTCTTCTAAGGGATTAGAATATGATGTCGTTTTTTGCTCTAGTCTCAATAAAGTCAAAGAAAAGTCTTCTTCTGTTCATATGCGAGAGATGTATGTAGCCTGTACTCGAGCTAAGAAATTTTTATTTATTCCTTACTCCCATGTCGAGAAACGGACACCTAGCACTAAAAAACTTTCAGCTCTTGCTAACTATGCTCATAGTACACAACATGATAGCATTCCTCATTTAGTAGAGACTCTTACTTCTTCCCATCCAGAATTATTCTCATCCAGTACGCAACCTCCGGAAAGTGCTTCCGAACCAGTTTCTTCTACACCTCTTCCAAAACAGAACTTTTTTTCCCTTCCAATACTCCCTTCTCAAACGATTTACTCTTTTTCCTCCACAATAGAGCCTTCTCTTTTCCCGGGACTATTTCATGAGAATTCTTCTTCTCTTTTGTTTCCTGGGGGTTCTCTAACAGGAACTCTGATTCACAAAGTACTAGAATCTTTAGCCGGAAGTTTCCAAGCTTCTTTTGAAGAAATTTTCAACAAGACCCAAGCTTTATTGAAAAATTCTCCTTTAGAAGAATTTACCCCCACTATTGCAGAGAAAATTTATAAAGCTTTTTCAACCCCGCTTCCTTTTGCTTCTGGAGCCTTTTCTCTACAAGATGTACATCCCCACAATATACGGGTAGAAGAAACCTTTCTTCTGGAGGAAAAAGGAGCGTTATGGCAGGGGATTGTAGATCTTTTTTTTGAACACAAAGGAAAGTTTTTTATTGTCGACTGGAAAACCTCCTTTCTAGGAGACCAAACCTCCCAGTACTCTCCTGATCGACTTCTTTTGTACGTACAACAACAAGGATTAGACAAACAAGAAGCTTTGTATAAAAAAGCTGCTAACAGATTCCTTCAGCAATTCCATTCTTCTCTTCAAGTTGAAATGGCCTTTGTGTTTATTCGAGGCATTGATACCGAAGGGAATGGTTTTCTACAAATTTTTTAA